The DNA segment CGCTTCTGTTGTCCGCCTTTCGGCGTGCGCCACTCTCTTGCGGCGACAAGATCTATCTTATCAAATCCCAGCGATCTTGTCAACAACTTTTTTCTTGCTTGTTTCGGCTGTGACCATTCTTGTCGAAGCCTGTCCCGTGTAAGGACAAATAATAATGTATCACGGTTGCATTCAACCGTCAAGCATTTTTTTCGGAGAACGAGAAACCTTAAAATAAGGCACCGGCGGCTTCGCCACCGGTCCATTTCTCGTGTTCCGTTTATCTCCTCGTTCTTAATTAGAGTGTAACGGAAGGGAGCCATTGGAAACCTGCCAAAGCGGCGGCAGTCATAATCATCGTCCAGAGAGCCAAACTGATCAACATCCAGCTTCCCACCGCGTTTTTTCCCGCACGAAATGCCATCGCCAAAGCGGCGGCAAAGTGGGACCCGAGCAGAACCGGCCCCAGCAAGGCCAACCCCGGAAGCCCGTACTTCCGAAACATACGCGCAGCCCGCTCCCGTTTTTTTCTGCGGCGGTCCGGTTCTTCACCGCCTCCTTCTGACTGTTCTCCTTCCACCCGGAAAAAGCGCCGAAACCACGGACGCCGACCCAGCCAGTCAAAGAAAAAAACAATCCCCAACACCGGCAACGCATTCCCCAAAAATGTGACCAGGGCGACCGCCACCGGATTTAGCCCCAGCGCAATCCCTCCCGGCACCACCAAAATCAATTCCAACCAAGGGGTGGCTGCCATAAAAAAAAGCGTGAAATAAAGCCCCAGTGTCTCCCACATTCCCATCCGCCTCCCGGTACTTATATATTGTATATATGTATATTAACAGTATAATCACTTTGACCGCAAGCCCATTTGTTTTCTAATGAAGAAAACGGGCAGCCCCTTTTGAGCCCCCCTTTATGGAAAGGATCATAACAACCTG comes from the Desmospora profundinema genome and includes:
- a CDS encoding small multi-drug export protein; the encoded protein is MWETLGLYFTLFFMAATPWLELILVVPGGIALGLNPVAVALVTFLGNALPVLGIVFFFDWLGRRPWFRRFFRVEGEQSEGGGEEPDRRRKKRERAARMFRKYGLPGLALLGPVLLGSHFAAALAMAFRAGKNAVGSWMLISLALWTMIMTAAALAGFQWLPSVTL